One stretch of Xanthomonas sp. DAR 35659 DNA includes these proteins:
- a CDS encoding TonB-dependent receptor domain-containing protein has product MSSLPERVAPLFPSSWRRAQRPRPLATAICTALSLVAAAPCALAQDATASDAATTLERVTVTGSHLRRVDAETASPVITIDRQRIEDSGQNTLGQLLQQLPAMAGNMPNIALNSGFSHGRALVSLRNLGAERTLVLVNGHRMAGPASSVSAAPGVDINAIPAAMVERIEVLTDGASSVYGSDAIAGVVNIILKDKYDGAAATVDYGQSTHGDGNRRSLGVEWGKTWDRGGLILGLSRSSMNALYDEDRSYARTAVNYLNGQVVERRGNGTRAFLGDGSVLTPNSGLAPGPVDAGDFHPYNAAVEGYNSYFGQYLITPVERTNFSAHASFDFTPNVQGYLDMFWTRSETTSQLTAYGLELPNASQNYYNPFGSSLSRYLLRSVPANTRVYSSTMYQTNIVAGLRGKFADTNWQWDAAAGYARYKDTLVRNGFSITSALNNAVGASFLDSDGVVKCGTPGNVIAGCTPINVFNPDDPATIAGIKATQSAVDLIDESTMKFAEASINGDLFAMPAGMVQAAFGLSFRKNGFSQGTSNPVAAADAEGNCDYNDGCIMNQGHDETIKEAYAEVLIPLLKDVPGAQALNLNLGTRYSKYDYWGNTTNSKVALEWRPIDNLLIRATGSEVFRAPALGDLYGSPYNTVVDASGDYTDPCKGYTGGGNAAACANVPTDGSFTNTASFTVLTTGSANAGFAIKPEKGRSYNIGAVYDPGWAEGLSLNLDSWRVTLDDMINGVGLDQVLQNCYDGQSAYCPLIQRNGSGQLVSVTVPFAINSGKVDIRGYDIGIKYALRDTAWGSFQAGVDATFLSSYTFSGDSHNYVGETSSYGNMPRWRASFNLGWDNGPWHASWNTRLIGPTTVGSAYEDFCVNTAADGSCVYFRVGTVTYHDVSLSRKFESLHTTLSAGANNVGNRKPPQYYGYASAANTDAFTYDTLGRYFWARLRTEF; this is encoded by the coding sequence ATGTCGTCTTTGCCCGAACGCGTTGCGCCGTTGTTCCCGTCGTCCTGGCGCCGCGCGCAGCGGCCGCGGCCGCTGGCGACGGCGATCTGTACCGCCTTGAGCCTGGTCGCGGCGGCGCCGTGCGCGCTGGCGCAGGACGCCACCGCCTCCGATGCGGCGACCACGCTGGAACGGGTCACCGTGACCGGCAGCCATCTGCGCCGCGTCGATGCGGAAACCGCCAGTCCGGTGATCACCATCGACCGCCAGCGGATCGAGGACAGCGGCCAGAACACGCTCGGGCAGTTGCTGCAGCAACTGCCGGCGATGGCCGGCAACATGCCCAACATCGCGCTCAACTCCGGTTTCAGCCACGGCCGCGCGCTGGTCTCGCTGCGCAATCTCGGCGCCGAACGCACCCTGGTCCTGGTCAACGGCCACCGCATGGCCGGCCCAGCCAGCAGCGTGTCCGCCGCGCCCGGCGTGGACATCAACGCGATCCCGGCGGCGATGGTCGAGCGCATCGAAGTGCTGACCGACGGCGCGTCCTCGGTGTACGGCTCCGATGCCATCGCCGGCGTGGTCAACATCATCCTCAAGGACAAGTACGACGGCGCCGCCGCGACCGTGGACTACGGTCAGAGCACCCACGGCGACGGCAACCGCCGTTCGCTGGGCGTGGAATGGGGCAAGACCTGGGACCGCGGCGGGCTGATCCTGGGCCTGAGCCGCAGCTCGATGAACGCGCTGTACGACGAAGACCGCAGCTACGCCAGGACCGCGGTGAACTATCTCAACGGCCAGGTGGTGGAGCGCCGCGGCAACGGCACCCGCGCGTTCCTCGGCGACGGCAGCGTGCTGACCCCGAACAGCGGCCTGGCGCCCGGCCCGGTCGATGCCGGCGATTTCCACCCCTACAACGCGGCGGTGGAAGGCTACAACTCCTACTTCGGCCAGTACCTGATCACCCCGGTCGAGCGCACCAACTTCTCCGCGCACGCCAGCTTCGACTTCACCCCGAACGTGCAGGGCTACCTGGACATGTTCTGGACCCGCAGCGAGACCACCTCGCAGCTCACCGCCTACGGCCTGGAGCTGCCGAACGCGTCGCAGAACTACTACAACCCCTTCGGCAGCAGCCTGTCGCGCTACCTGCTGCGCTCGGTGCCGGCCAACACCCGCGTCTATTCCTCGACCATGTACCAGACCAACATCGTGGCCGGGCTGCGCGGCAAGTTCGCCGACACCAACTGGCAATGGGACGCGGCGGCCGGCTATGCGCGCTACAAGGACACCCTGGTGCGCAACGGCTTCTCGATCACCTCGGCGCTGAACAACGCGGTCGGCGCCTCGTTCCTGGACAGCGACGGCGTGGTCAAGTGCGGCACGCCCGGCAACGTGATCGCCGGTTGCACCCCGATCAACGTGTTCAATCCGGACGATCCGGCCACCATCGCCGGGATCAAGGCCACGCAGAGCGCGGTGGACCTGATCGACGAGAGCACCATGAAGTTCGCCGAGGCCAGCATCAACGGCGACCTGTTCGCGATGCCGGCGGGCATGGTGCAGGCCGCGTTCGGCCTGTCGTTCCGCAAGAACGGCTTCTCGCAGGGCACCAGCAATCCGGTCGCCGCCGCCGATGCCGAGGGCAACTGCGACTACAACGACGGCTGCATCATGAACCAGGGCCACGACGAGACGATCAAGGAAGCCTACGCCGAGGTGCTGATCCCGCTGCTCAAGGACGTGCCGGGCGCGCAGGCGCTGAACCTCAACCTGGGCACGCGCTATTCCAAGTACGACTACTGGGGCAACACCACCAACAGCAAGGTCGCGCTGGAATGGCGGCCGATCGACAACCTGCTGATCCGCGCCACCGGCTCGGAAGTGTTCCGCGCGCCGGCGCTCGGCGACCTGTACGGCTCGCCGTACAACACGGTGGTCGATGCCAGCGGCGACTACACCGATCCGTGCAAGGGCTACACCGGCGGCGGCAACGCCGCGGCCTGCGCCAACGTGCCCACCGACGGCAGCTTCACCAACACCGCCTCGTTCACCGTGCTGACCACCGGTTCGGCCAACGCCGGCTTCGCGATCAAGCCCGAGAAGGGCCGCTCCTACAACATCGGCGCGGTCTACGATCCGGGCTGGGCCGAGGGCCTGTCGCTGAACCTGGACAGTTGGCGGGTGACGCTCGACGACATGATCAACGGCGTCGGCCTGGATCAGGTGTTGCAGAATTGCTACGACGGCCAGAGCGCGTACTGTCCGTTGATCCAGCGCAACGGCAGCGGGCAACTGGTCAGCGTGACCGTGCCGTTCGCGATCAACAGCGGCAAGGTCGACATCCGCGGCTACGACATCGGCATCAAGTACGCGCTGCGCGATACCGCCTGGGGCAGCTTCCAGGCCGGCGTGGATGCCACCTTCCTGTCCAGCTACACGTTCAGCGGCGACAGCCACAACTACGTCGGCGAGACCTCCAGCTACGGCAACATGCCGCGCTGGCGCGCCAGCTTCAACCTGGGCTGGGACAACGGCCCGTGGCATGCCAGCTGGAACACGCGCCTGATCGGCCCGACCACGGTCGGCAGCGCCTACGAGGACTTCTGCGTCAACACCGCCGCCGACGGCAGCTGCGTCTATTTCCGGGTCGGCACGGTGACCTACCACGATGTCTCGTTGAGCCGGAAATTCGAGAGCCTGCACACCACGCTGTCGGCCGGCGCCAACAATGTCGGCAACCGCAAGCCGCCGCAGTACTACGGCTATGCGAGCGCGGCCAACACCGACGCGTTCACCTACGACACCTTGGGGCGCTACTTCTGGGCCCGGCTCAGGACCGAGTTTTGA
- a CDS encoding IS1595 family transposase — MTFNRIQFQKGLSIPAFLSRYGSETQCVEALIQARWPAGFVCPQCGHTHASRFERGHQQLWQCTRCRVQTSLTAGTPMADTKLPLRAWWLAIYLVSQAKNGVAALELARQLGVCYRTAWRIKHKLMSAMADREQSRRLEGEVQIDDAYLGGERAGGPGEPQWRNKVPFIAAVSLHQGRPRHLRLDVVSSFRRSVVNTWAQQALAPGTHVVSDGLTAFTGVGWAGLTHDAIVTGGGRKGAQQPRLRWVNTILGNLKTALSGTHHAVDFPKYGARYLRAHAYRFNRRFNLAAMVPRLARALASAGRLTERQLRMPAETQR; from the coding sequence ATGACGTTCAATCGGATCCAGTTCCAGAAGGGGCTTTCGATTCCGGCTTTTCTGAGCCGCTACGGCTCCGAGACGCAATGTGTCGAGGCGTTGATTCAGGCCAGATGGCCTGCTGGCTTCGTGTGCCCGCAATGCGGTCACACCCATGCCAGTCGTTTTGAGCGAGGCCACCAGCAGCTGTGGCAATGCACGCGCTGCAGGGTACAGACCAGCTTGACCGCCGGCACGCCCATGGCAGACACCAAACTGCCCTTGCGAGCGTGGTGGCTGGCCATCTATCTGGTGAGCCAAGCCAAGAATGGAGTTGCTGCGTTGGAACTGGCTCGGCAGTTGGGCGTCTGCTATCGCACTGCATGGCGGATCAAGCACAAACTGATGTCGGCGATGGCCGATCGTGAGCAGTCACGGCGGCTCGAGGGAGAGGTCCAGATCGATGATGCCTATCTGGGCGGCGAACGCGCCGGTGGCCCAGGAGAACCGCAGTGGCGGAACAAGGTGCCGTTTATCGCAGCGGTTTCCCTGCATCAAGGGCGCCCGCGCCATCTGCGCCTGGACGTGGTCTCCAGCTTCCGGAGAAGCGTCGTGAACACGTGGGCCCAGCAGGCACTGGCACCGGGCACCCATGTCGTCAGTGATGGGCTGACAGCGTTCACAGGTGTGGGCTGGGCAGGCCTGACACACGATGCCATCGTGACCGGAGGCGGCCGCAAAGGCGCCCAGCAGCCTCGTCTGCGGTGGGTCAATACGATCCTGGGCAATCTCAAGACCGCGCTTAGCGGTACCCACCATGCGGTGGACTTCCCGAAATACGGCGCGCGCTACCTGCGCGCGCATGCCTATCGGTTCAACCGCCGCTTCAACCTGGCGGCCATGGTGCCGCGCCTGGCCCGTGCCTTGGCCAGCGCGGGACGGCTCACAGAGCGGCAACTGCGTATGCCAGCTGAGACACAGCGCTAA
- a CDS encoding flagellar basal body protein — protein MTAIAPASSIALSGMRAAASGLQVRANNVANLATDGFQRAVPVPQAAAGGGVVGQVQAAGGQGSDLVDDMVGAVSDRTAFQANARVLRAADDSIGSLLDVLA, from the coding sequence ATGACCGCCATCGCCCCCGCTTCCTCGATCGCGCTGTCCGGCATGCGCGCCGCGGCGTCCGGCCTGCAGGTGCGCGCCAACAACGTCGCCAACCTCGCCACCGACGGTTTCCAGCGTGCGGTGCCGGTGCCGCAGGCGGCGGCCGGTGGCGGGGTGGTCGGCCAGGTGCAGGCCGCGGGCGGGCAGGGCAGCGATCTGGTCGACGACATGGTCGGCGCGGTGTCCGACCGCACCGCGTTCCAGGCCAATGCGCGGGTGCTGCGCGCGGCCGACGACAGCATCGGCAGCCTGCTCGACGTACTCGCCTAA
- a CDS encoding Tat pathway signal protein, giving the protein MDRRDFLRQGMAVGAVAGVQALAGPAAAAPTAGTAAHASVAAPQLRPLATDALAGHTLQCRFVEAGASWAVYEDLRQPDGDLTLLGPGGALVLGKRTEPVFPAAQAPYFGMQLAEVAMAEADLLAERLLRDGDPRMDEVRDAAPPPASQLDPKDYNGRLPWTTFVGTRDCADTMPVYPDGRTRCYRALHAFPELGKAELVARRHEGLLGGWMPAVRKRVPAGEGRYYDVLLFADVLATDRFIVQTWHRSALVEHGQVTKVVYGYSYPDYPPRRGPRSAEDFYRGLLAFAGYWQGLLADTVQAQLPDASWSDMARFAFARELVVRPGGTYPKYGAVDRDYYGNEYDGFQDTFTSSLYANLEWGRFAQAGAVLDGYFSDFVQDDGMVNMRGAETGQFGLTLSLLARYLRYTGDAALLRKHRGKIAATAQILLELHDASLKLPATSPGHGLIHGWNESDACLFPDPTLWWKPYYANSALAIRGWEDLAAVWTTIAGAGAQATAAQWRRRAQQLTAQLHKTLRANVRRDLQPPYIGPLPGVKLTFRQSLQQESPSEQGWPHRAYAELLQADVLPDDLAHLVIDCVRGHGGTSLGVVGNIAPPTPEGRDLLGFISYGYAQQLLRLDRIEEYLLFLYAHRYHVHTRGSWTAGEVSGITGGMPLFCIPAQMTIPLLLRWMLVFEDSAGEALFLARALPREWLGSGETIAIVAAPTRWGAVSLSLRADPAAKRIAGRLTLPAQAPPRTWLTLRVPAGTRLREVAIDGRAVALSGPRNERVQVPAGAAGQMTISAAYG; this is encoded by the coding sequence ATGGATCGGAGAGACTTCCTGCGGCAGGGAATGGCGGTCGGCGCGGTGGCCGGCGTGCAGGCGCTGGCTGGCCCTGCCGCCGCCGCGCCAACGGCGGGCACCGCCGCACACGCGTCCGTCGCGGCACCGCAATTGCGACCGCTGGCCACCGATGCGCTCGCCGGGCATACCCTGCAGTGCCGTTTCGTCGAGGCCGGGGCGTCCTGGGCGGTGTACGAAGACCTGCGCCAGCCCGATGGCGACCTGACCCTGCTAGGGCCGGGCGGCGCGCTGGTCCTGGGCAAACGCACCGAGCCGGTCTTTCCGGCCGCGCAGGCGCCGTACTTCGGCATGCAACTGGCCGAGGTGGCGATGGCCGAGGCCGACCTGCTCGCCGAGCGCCTGCTGCGCGATGGCGATCCGCGCATGGACGAGGTGCGCGATGCGGCGCCGCCGCCGGCCTCGCAACTGGATCCCAAGGACTACAACGGGCGCCTGCCGTGGACCACCTTCGTCGGCACGCGCGATTGCGCCGACACCATGCCGGTGTATCCGGACGGACGCACCCGCTGCTATCGCGCGCTGCATGCCTTCCCCGAACTGGGCAAGGCCGAGCTGGTGGCGCGTCGCCACGAGGGCCTGCTCGGCGGCTGGATGCCGGCGGTACGCAAGCGGGTGCCGGCCGGCGAGGGCCGCTACTACGACGTGCTGCTGTTCGCCGACGTGCTCGCCACCGATCGCTTCATCGTGCAGACCTGGCACCGCAGCGCGCTGGTCGAGCACGGTCAGGTGACCAAGGTGGTGTACGGCTACAGCTATCCCGACTACCCGCCGCGGCGCGGCCCGCGTAGCGCCGAGGACTTCTACCGCGGCCTGCTCGCCTTCGCCGGCTACTGGCAAGGGCTGCTCGCCGATACCGTGCAGGCGCAGCTGCCCGATGCCAGCTGGAGCGACATGGCGCGCTTCGCCTTCGCCCGCGAACTGGTGGTGCGCCCCGGCGGCACCTATCCGAAGTACGGCGCGGTCGACCGCGACTACTACGGCAACGAGTACGACGGCTTCCAGGACACCTTCACCAGTTCGCTGTACGCCAACCTGGAATGGGGCCGCTTCGCCCAGGCCGGCGCGGTGCTGGATGGGTACTTCAGCGACTTCGTGCAGGACGACGGCATGGTCAACATGCGCGGCGCCGAGACCGGCCAGTTCGGCCTGACCCTGTCGCTGCTGGCGCGCTACCTGCGCTACACCGGCGATGCGGCGCTGCTGCGCAAGCATCGCGGCAAGATCGCCGCCACCGCGCAGATCCTGCTGGAACTGCACGACGCCAGCCTGAAGCTGCCGGCGACATCCCCGGGGCACGGCCTGATCCACGGCTGGAACGAATCCGATGCCTGCCTGTTCCCGGATCCGACCCTGTGGTGGAAGCCGTACTACGCCAACAGCGCGCTGGCGATCCGCGGCTGGGAGGACCTCGCCGCGGTGTGGACCACCATCGCCGGGGCGGGCGCGCAGGCCACCGCGGCGCAGTGGCGGCGGCGCGCGCAGCAGCTGACCGCGCAGTTGCACAAGACCTTGCGCGCCAATGTCCGCCGCGATCTGCAACCGCCCTACATCGGCCCGCTGCCCGGCGTGAAGCTGACCTTCCGCCAGTCGCTGCAGCAGGAGAGCCCGAGCGAGCAGGGCTGGCCGCACCGCGCCTACGCCGAACTGCTGCAGGCCGACGTGCTGCCCGACGATCTCGCGCACCTGGTCATCGACTGCGTGCGCGGCCATGGCGGCACCAGCCTCGGCGTGGTCGGCAACATCGCGCCGCCCACGCCGGAGGGACGCGACCTGCTCGGGTTCATTTCCTATGGCTATGCGCAGCAGCTGCTGCGCCTGGACCGGATCGAGGAATACCTGCTGTTCCTGTACGCGCACCGCTACCACGTGCACACCCGCGGCAGCTGGACCGCCGGCGAGGTCAGCGGCATCACCGGCGGTATGCCGCTGTTCTGCATCCCCGCGCAGATGACCATCCCGCTGCTGCTGCGCTGGATGCTGGTGTTCGAGGACAGCGCCGGCGAGGCGCTGTTCCTGGCCCGCGCGCTGCCGCGCGAATGGCTGGGCAGCGGCGAGACGATCGCGATCGTCGCGGCGCCGACCCGCTGGGGCGCGGTGTCGCTGTCGCTGCGTGCCGATCCGGCGGCCAAGCGCATCGCCGGCCGCCTGACCCTGCCGGCGCAGGCGCCGCCGCGTACCTGGCTGACCCTGCGCGTGCCAGCCGGCACGCGCCTGCGCGAGGTCGCCATCGACGGCCGCGCGGTGGCCCTGTCGGGGCCGCGCAACGAGCGCGTGCAGGTGCCGGCCGGCGCCGCCGGGCAAATGACGATTTCGGCCGCCTACGGCTGA
- a CDS encoding IS1595 family transposase codes for MTFNRIQFQKGLSIPAFLSRYGSETQCVEALIQARWPAGFVCPQCGHTHASRFERGHQQLWQCTRCRVQTSLTAGTPMADTKLPLRAWWLAIYLVSQAKNGVAALELARQLGVCYRTAWRIKHKLMSAMADREQSRRLEGEVQIDDAYLGGERAGGPGEPQWRNKVPFIAAVSLHQGRPRHLRLDVVSSFRRSVVNTWAQQALAPGTHVVSDGLTAFTGVGWAGLTHDAIVTGGGRKGAQQPRLRWVNTILGNLKTALSGTHHAVDFPKYGARYLRAHAYRFNRRFNLAAMVPRLARALASTGRLTERQLRMPAETQR; via the coding sequence ATGACGTTCAATCGGATCCAGTTCCAGAAGGGGCTTTCGATTCCGGCTTTTCTGAGCCGCTACGGCTCCGAGACGCAATGTGTCGAGGCGTTGATTCAGGCCAGATGGCCTGCTGGCTTCGTGTGCCCGCAATGCGGTCACACCCATGCCAGTCGTTTTGAGCGAGGCCACCAGCAGCTGTGGCAATGCACGCGCTGCAGGGTACAGACCAGCTTGACCGCCGGCACGCCCATGGCAGACACCAAACTGCCCTTGCGAGCGTGGTGGCTGGCCATCTATCTGGTGAGCCAAGCCAAGAATGGAGTTGCTGCGTTGGAACTGGCTCGGCAGTTGGGCGTCTGCTATCGCACTGCATGGCGGATCAAGCACAAACTGATGTCGGCGATGGCCGATCGTGAGCAGTCACGGCGGCTCGAGGGAGAGGTCCAGATCGATGATGCCTATCTGGGCGGCGAACGCGCCGGTGGCCCAGGAGAACCGCAGTGGCGGAACAAGGTGCCGTTTATCGCAGCGGTTTCCCTGCATCAAGGGCGCCCGCGCCATCTGCGCCTGGACGTGGTCTCCAGCTTCCGGAGAAGCGTCGTGAACACGTGGGCCCAGCAGGCACTGGCACCGGGCACCCATGTCGTCAGTGATGGGCTGACAGCGTTCACAGGTGTGGGCTGGGCAGGCCTGACACACGATGCCATCGTGACCGGAGGCGGCCGCAAAGGCGCCCAGCAGCCTCGTCTGCGGTGGGTCAATACGATCCTGGGCAATCTCAAGACCGCGCTTAGCGGTACCCACCATGCGGTGGACTTCCCGAAATACGGCGCGCGCTACCTGCGCGCGCATGCCTATCGGTTCAACCGCCGCTTCAACCTGGCGGCCATGGTGCCGCGCCTGGCCCGTGCCTTGGCCAGCACGGGACGGCTCACAGAGCGGCAACTGCGTATGCCAGCTGAGACACAGCGCTAA